GGAAAAACTTGCCGGAAAAGCTGAATCGCCTGTCGCCATTGCTCAGTGATGGCCTCTATACTAGCTCCCCGTTTGTGCACCGCTCTAGTGCATTCGGCTGGAGCGCGACACGTCCCTCCACTCTCCATTCAGAGCCGCCGTAATAATGAGCCTGTTCTCCGCTGTCGAAATGGCACCCCGCGATCCAATCCTGGGCCTCAACGAAGCATTCAACGCCGATACCCGGACCACCAAGGTCAACCTGGGTGTAGGTGTTTACTGCAACGAAGAGGGGCGAATTCCCCTGCTGCGCGCGGTGATCGAAGCCGAAACCATTCGCGCTGCCCAGCACGCCTCCCGTGGCTACCTGCCGATCGACGGCATCGCCGCCTATGACCAGGCCGTGCAAAAGCTGCTGTTCGGTAACGACTCGCCGCTGATCGCTGCCGGTCGCATCGTCACCACTCAGGCGGTCGGCGGTACCGGCGCGCTGAAAATCGGTGCCGACTTCCTCAAGCAACTGCTGCCGAACGCCGTCGTGGCGATCAGCGACCCGAGCTGGGAAAACCACCGCGCGCTGTTCGAAACCGCTGGCTTCCCGGTGCAGAACTACCGTTACTACGACGCCGCCACCCACGACGTGAACCGTGCCGGCATGCTCGACGACTTCAACGCCCTGCCGAACGGCTCGATCGTTGTGTTGCACGCCTGCTGCCACAACCCGACCGGCGTCGATCTGACCCCGGCCGACTGGAAAAACGTGCTGGACGTGGTCAAGGCCAAAGGTCACGTACCGTTCCTCGACATGGCTTACCAGGGTTTCGGCGACGGCATCGACGAAGACGCCGCGGCTGTGCGTCTGTTCGCTGAATCGGGCCTGACTTTCTTCGTTTCGAGCTCGTTCTCCAAGTCGTTCTCGCTGTACGGCGAGCGCGTTGGTGCCCTGTCGATCGTCAGCGAATCGAAAGAAGAAAGCGCGCGCGTGCTGTCGCAGGTCAAGCGTGTGATCCGCACCAACTACTCCAACCCGCCGACCCACGGTGCAAGCATCGTCGCCGCTGTGTTGAACAGCCCGGAACTGCGCGCCCAGTGGGAAGCGGAACTGGCAGAAATGCGCCTGCGCATTCGCGGCATGCGCGAGCAGATGGTCGCCCTGCTGGCGGAAAAAGCCCCGCAGCGTGACTTCAGCTTCGTCGGCCGTCAGCGCGGCATGTTCTCCTACTCCGGCCTGACCACCGAACAGGTGCACCGCCTGCGCAACGAGTTCGGCATCTACGCCCTGGACACCGGCCGCATCTGCGTCGCGGCACTGAACCAGAGCAACATCAAAGCGGTCACGGATGCGATCGTTCAGGTCATCTGATTTCGCTTTGCCATGAAAAACGGGAAGCCTTGGGGCTTCCCGTTTTTTATTTGTCCCGGAAAACTATCCGAACCCTCTAGACTGCACACAGGTTCCATTGTGGGAGCGGGCTTGCTCGCGAAAGCGGTGCATCAGGCGACAACAATAATGGCTGGGCCGACGCCTTCGCGAGCAAGCCCGCTCCCACAGGTTTTGTGTACACCTCAGAGTTTTGCGAGAACACCTATGAAAAACGACAACCTGCGCGCCGACCGAGACGACCTGGATGACTTCATCCCCCGCACCACGGCCAAACGCGACAAAAGCCTGGTGCTGCAAGTCGCAGCGGGCGTCTTCCTCGGCGGCCTGGCCCTGTGGCTGGTGCAACTGGCCGCCACCGCGGCTTATGCCAAACTGATGCTCGGCACCATCACTTTCGGCGGTTAAGCCAGTTCCGTCGCACGTTG
The Pseudomonas fluorescens genome window above contains:
- a CDS encoding amino acid aminotransferase, with product MSLFSAVEMAPRDPILGLNEAFNADTRTTKVNLGVGVYCNEEGRIPLLRAVIEAETIRAAQHASRGYLPIDGIAAYDQAVQKLLFGNDSPLIAAGRIVTTQAVGGTGALKIGADFLKQLLPNAVVAISDPSWENHRALFETAGFPVQNYRYYDAATHDVNRAGMLDDFNALPNGSIVVLHACCHNPTGVDLTPADWKNVLDVVKAKGHVPFLDMAYQGFGDGIDEDAAAVRLFAESGLTFFVSSSFSKSFSLYGERVGALSIVSESKEESARVLSQVKRVIRTNYSNPPTHGASIVAAVLNSPELRAQWEAELAEMRLRIRGMREQMVALLAEKAPQRDFSFVGRQRGMFSYSGLTTEQVHRLRNEFGIYALDTGRICVAALNQSNIKAVTDAIVQVI